The stretch of DNA AGAAGATGATAACATTGTTTCTAACAGTCATGGTAGCTCATAGAAATGAAGCCTTATGTGAGATCATTACCGCAAAACCTCTCGATGAAGCCACAAGAAAAACTCTCGTTGACGCTTTAAAGGATTTAGTGGAAGgtggaaaaaaaatttaactcactGAAAAAGTAGAGCCTTCTATTATAGGTGGCCTAATTATTGGCATTGAGGATAAACATATTGATATGAGTATTGCAAGGAAAGTGCAAATGTATACGGATATATTGAAACAATCCGTctgatttgaaataaaatataatgatatagtcaaataatttattccttaataaacttatattatcATCCACTATGTAATTGGATTATGGCCAATGCTGCAGTTTGAATTTTTTGTGTAATCGATTTGACAGCGCTTgaatttttgattgatttgagATATGCTACAGCTCCATATTTCCAGTGTTGTCTGGGGACATTTTTCAATATAGAATTGGCATGATGGGCATGCGCACGATCCTTTGGGGGCGCTAAACAGAGGGAATCCTCTAGAATGTTGGCAATCTTTTCTGCATGAATCCTAAAGTTGACTCTATTTGAATTCAGGCTTCCCGTCATTACTCTCTGAAAACTTGAAGTTAGAACCCAGAGTTCTTCTTCGCCtttgacattcttaatgatCTTCAAACCACTTGCAAATTGTAAAGTTTCTCTGTTCATGGCAATTTGATGGAAGTTCTTGGGACCGAATTCAGTTGCAGAGTTCCAACACCAAATACTCGGTGGTTCCATCAAGCCAAAGAATAAGATTCCATCTTTATTCATTGCTTCTGCTGCAGATTGATTCGGTCTCTTTTCGGGAAAAACCTAAAAGTAAAATGAGGCAAAACA from Leptidea sinapis chromosome 19, ilLepSina1.1, whole genome shotgun sequence encodes:
- the LOC126969711 gene encoding protein yellow-like — its product is MPPSQFLQIQERLVTCKCVPHKLAFDLQADRLLYRHKVNASNYIATSLFITPVVDVRSDCRDTFVYVADVSGFGLLVVDVHRDRSWRVTHRHFFPYPSHGTFTIDGESFDLMDGVLGMALSPHLPPNGECFVYFHALASTSENVVRTSIHRNDSFLRDSNADPNSINVFPEKRPNQSAAEAMNKDGILFFGLMEPPSIWCWNSATEFGPKNFHQIAMNRETLQFASGLKIIKNVKGEEELWVLTSSFQRVMTGSLNSNRVNFRIHAEKIANILEDSLCLAPPKDRAHAHHANSILKNVPRQHWKYGAVAYLKSIKNSSAVKSITQKIQTAALAIIQLHSG